A single genomic interval of Penicillium psychrofluorescens genome assembly, chromosome: 2 harbors:
- a CDS encoding uncharacterized protein (ID:PFLUO_002337-T1.cds;~source:funannotate): MQLLALLFLSLAATACSSGTATSLPTALNLANTFSQLTSELDQISFGSCSVANAILPVNNTSVQLPVPAAGLGIKYIAIGRGTQNYTCSSSNSSIIPVATGAAATLFDASCFASQSMTLLHELPAMIEQVPLGSLAFMAMILGQVTNTTNLIIGEHYFNAAGDPFFDLKLTGTDTWMNGAKNASATAPIRVATPADANGKNDVAWLRLVSTAGNAIKEVYRVKTFNGNPPATCAGQQGTVLVDYAAEYWFYG; the protein is encoded by the exons ATGCAGCTATTGGCGCTCCTGTTTCTCTCCCTGGCGGCCACAGCGTGTTCGTCAGGGACTGCAACAAGTCTCCCAACGGCGCTCAACTTGGCCAACACATTTTCCCAGCTCACCAGCGAACTCGATCAAATCAGTTTCGGAAGCTGCTCGGTCGCAAACGCCATTCTTCCGGTGAATAATACCAGCGTCCAGCTCCCTGTACCTGCTGCCGGTCTAGGTATCAAGTACATTGCCATCGGCCGCGGAACGCAGAACTACACATGCTCCTCTTCAAACAGTTCTATTATTCCAGTAGCCACTGGCGCTGCTGCAACCCTGTTCGATGCATCCTGCTTTGCATCGCAGTCCATGACTCTACTGCACGAGCTGCCTGCAATGATCGAGCAAGTTCCTCTGGGGTCTCTTGCGTTCATGGCAATGATCCTAGGCCAGGTCACGAATACTACCAATCTTATCATCGGCGAGCATTACTTCAACGCTGCAGGAGACCCGTTCTTTGATCTCAAGTTGACGGGCACTGATACCTGGATGAACGGTGCTAAGAATGCATCCGCCACGGCACCCATCCGAGTGGCCACCCCCGCTGATGCTAACGGGAAGAATGATGTTGCGTGGCTGAGACTGGTCTCTACCGCCGGCAACGCTATCAAG GAGGTGTATCGGGTCAAGACCTTTAACGGGAACCCACCAGCGACCTGTGCCGGACAGCAAGGGACTGTATTGGTTGACTATGCTGCGGAGTACTGGTTTTATGGGTGA
- a CDS encoding uncharacterized protein (ID:PFLUO_002336-T1.cds;~source:funannotate), with protein sequence MATDYAKKTNAELIEILKSRSLTHTGKKADLVSRLQQDDESKPAGKPDAADDVIDWDDEVPAEIAAKPSTEAGAAAIAAGGKGPVANPVAVPNQKLDTDPAATDDLKVEATGAVAATDAAPAQEAEAKPAVDFTRGLPSSELDEELRKRKARAEKFGIVEDSETALKEAQKQLERSKRFSTGAEAPTESSASVGVKGLDEALPDERSRKRSRNDQGGRGGKRRDMGGRQPRNRPRGGDGNRNREGGVQKPQPSQPSQKKSWSEQDVQAMEARKKRFTQAA encoded by the coding sequence ATGGCCACCGACTacgccaagaagaccaacGCCGAGCTGATTGAGATCCTCAAGTCGCGCTCCCTCACCCAcacgggcaagaaggccgatcTCGTGTCTCGCCTCCAGCAGGACGACGAAAGCAAACCCGCCGGGAAGCCCGATGCCGCcgacgatgtcatcgacTGGGACGACGAGGTTCCCGCCGAGATTGCCGCGAAGCCGTCGACCGAGGCCGGCGCGGCGGCCATTGCTGCGGGCGGCAAGGGCCCCGTCGCCAACCCGGTCGCCGTGCCGAACCAGAAGCTGGACACCGACCCGGCCGCGACCGATGACCTGAAGGTGGAAGCGACCGGCGCTGTCGCCGCCACCGATGCCGCGCCTGCTCAGGAGGCTGAAGCGAAGCCCGCCGTGGATTTCACCAGGGGCCTGCCCTCGTccgagctggatgaggagcTGCGGAAGCGCAAGGCGCGCGCCGAGAAGttcggcatcgtcgaggaCTCGGAGACTGCATTGAAGGAGGCAcagaagcagctggagcGGTCCAAGCGGTTCAGCACTGGTGCGGAAGCCCCTACTGAAAGCAGCGCCAGCGTTGGCGTCAAGGGCCTGGACGAGGCCCTTCCCGACGAGCGCTCTCGCAAGCGGTCGCGCAATGACCAGGGCGGGCGCGGAGGCAAGCGACGAGATATGGGCGGCCGGCAACCACGCAATCGCCCACGCGGAGGAGATGGTAACCGGAACCGCGAGGGTGGTGTGCAGAAGCCGCAGCCGTCGCAGCCGTCGCaaaagaagagctggagcgAGCAGGATGTTCAGGCGATGGAGGCGCGGAAGAAGCGGTTCACGCAGGCGGCCTGA
- a CDS encoding uncharacterized protein (ID:PFLUO_002335-T1.cds;~source:funannotate), which produces MSWNTSGGRRLPQPRDFRSQQPDVSSPAPSGIPHPGITYAGRGPRSQIARPVNYTSRTPSKGSSISDTEDGGQITALPPTSKQIPNRPNRQSLLPRPNTGRSLSSTSPVSSIGSSNHNERIPISLSTPEVNNPFASVIRPQPSAPKRPRNVLRRKAATIGKNTEPSQSQKLSLVIPQDTRPEETAQSNYTPFSESQTPTPYRPAYVPNQKNETRMEEQGPAELASLRTTVDTQDLPPALTPFFPSASTPSTRYSESPGMWSRTSTPTTMSSYSPGIVQSAKAGRLRQPSPSQTRMPFLSPSTSYASPQSDRASPVIQKPTTPANSSGPSLKSVSTKIRGPACSPPPRKSSVNFSPPQKSDLNVEKARKEVQEAEKPLYQPRTATPAAPPSAPETPLTPPRPSRDGTDRLTVHRSPVIQSNLPYVRSTGHTRRQSAEKIMTAEQLKSHPAPNRSAAASTDSVQSKSLSRIPTSETAPPVLSRKSPRTLTKEPPKEKAPPKRTETPKRFGLFSKKSKAELDDNASEQSRPARKGPAAGTGHEGYGKYSQRGRKSSVSSSGTRARSTSTTARSVASSKGSASSRPELEIDDFLMARLEPVVISGGGMDGAALSRTQSEQSMSSVSVSSTANMPRHTPVTSSAQSTDSLATSIGTSETGTPSESGLGLIYSHTKSLERRPSINDAQKPAKSRMPVPQGKGNSIFANTEATTTRASLSSHGSSSVPPKSTAHLPEQPTDSDRQEGKQGKKSKTSRWNLFQRNRGSEQKSSPSTVPDSHTAQLHASISPVANTRPVAHYAMVDTDSDELEDIIKKIEDSPPTEEEYLQHVAVPAGLNIRKKPSILLRSPPKLHGEFQSDYHPSPKTAMFNRNLMAPNHDESTEENRPSRLASVGRIPQVVSRRDRSHRPAVDSFSRPFSVVDLPSLMAPVTEELHNSMPANSSPSSAYSDIRSSQPLDRGYGYTQAFSAPEQASALDFLAGPYSNNEFIHFSPNRSSPSSSSSGALAAVTAVAPTPGSAPTEDEVWNEYDDLIDYTLSPEEPKPDPPAEEENKFDLATKASKTLQDELNNTDQPQSYLPAESTRSSTSSVRLRRSQIMSALRASTIAASTIAPSSQPSYSDLIAGYAEHSDEHLNIPGVPSHIERSPSSEHLHEQQSTFLHSLAAPPPPAPTPSEEGRNTVLGSSERDWDAATRTNMRSASLMTSRWLSFGRVLFSPAHNHVKTGTHGRILVIDGLGNDDWSFYCSLTYPDAEVYSLSGRPVSAATPHPAAWQPPTNHHTVYHMGLGNPLPFPKDYFTVAVLRFPAACSETIQSNMVQECKRVLRSGGYLEMSLLDRDMVNMGVRSRRAVRRLKEKTCLANPSVSLKPASDNVQRLIGCQGFDNLQRCMVRIPVAGMVVRSSDSTTSSSNRSISATATTPSTAFSLPTISVTTTSGSQSKSPSEDANISLGDLLSDPSPSPANDESIAKIVARVGRWWYTKCYEEPVLPDTGDGSPSMWNDRKVLRECQKRGTGFRMLIAYAQKPSEKRRTASV; this is translated from the coding sequence ATGTCGTGGAACACGTCTGGCGGCCGACGCTTGCCGCAACCAAGGGACTTTCGATCCCAACAGCCGGATGTCTCGTCTCCGGCGCCTTCTGGGATCCCCCATCCCGGCATTACTTATGCTGGCCGGGGCCCTCGATCTCAGATTGCACGCCCAGTGAACTATACATCTCGAACACCCAGCAAGGGATCCTCTATATCAGACACCGAGGATGGTGGCCAAATTACTGCACTCCCGCCGACGTCAAAGCAGATCCCAAACCGTCCAAATCGCCAGTCGTTGCTGCCGCGCCCCAACACTGGCCGCTCGTTATCTTCAACCTCACCGGTGTCTTCGATCGGCTCCTCAAATCACAATGAGCGCATTCCGATCTCGCTATCGACCCCGGAGGTCAACAACCCATTCGCATCTGTGATTCGTCCTCAGCCTTCTGCCCCCAAACGGCCTCGCAACGTTCTTCGCAGGAAGGCTGCGACCATAGGCAAGAATACGGAACCGAGCCAGTCTCAAAAGTTGAGCTTGGTGATCCCACAAGATACCCGTCCCGAGGAAACCGCCCAGTCCAACTATACCCCCTTCTCAGAGTCTCAAACGCCAACGCCGTATAGACCTGCCTATGTCCCAAACCAGAAGAATGAGACCAGGATGGAGGAACAAGGGCCGGCCGAGCTTGCTAGCCTTAGAACCACAGTTGATACGCAGGATCTACCTCCTGCTCTTactcctttctttccctctgcCAGCACTCCCTCGACAAGATACTCCGAGTCTCCGGGCATGTGGAGCCGAACGTCGACTCCGACTACCATGTCATCGTACTCCCCAGGAATCGTGCAGTCGGCTAAGGCTGGGCGGCTCAGACAACCAAGCCCATCTCAAACGAGAATGCCATTCTTATCGCCATCAACTTCTTATGCCAGCCCGCAAAGCGATCGAGCAAGCCCTGTCATACAAAAGCCAACAACTCCCGCGAACTCTTCCGGACCAAGCCTCAAGTCTGTATCCACCAAGATCCGAGGCCCGGCATGCAGCCCTCCGCCTAGGAAATCTTCTGTGAACTTCAGCCCCCCGCAGAAATCGGATCTCAATGTCGAGAAGGCTCGCAAGGAAGTGCAGGAAGCAGAGAAGCCCCTGTATCAGCCTCGAACTGCCACTCCTGCTGCACCACCCTCCGCACCAGAGACACCGTTGACCCCTCCAAGGCCGAGCAGAGATGGCACCGATCGGTTGACCGTGCACAGATCACCTGTGATCCAAAGCAATCTGCCGTATGTCAGGTCGACGGGTCATACCAGGCGTCAGTCGGCTGAGAAGATCATgactgccgagcagctcAAATCTCACCCAGCTCCGAACCGCTCGGCCGCTGCATCGACCGACTCCGTTCAATCAAAGAGTCTATCTCGCATCCCGACTTCGGAGACGGCGCCCCCAGTCCTCTCTCGGAAATCACCTCGAACATTGACCAAGGAGCCACCGAAGGAGAAGGCTCCACCCAAGAGGACTGAAACTCCTAAGCGGTTTGGTCTTTTCTCGAAGAAGTCCAaggccgagctggacgacAATGCATCCGAGCAATCGAGGCCAGCCCGAAAGGGCCCTGCAGCCGGAACGGGCCACGAAGGATACGGTAAATATTCACAGCGTGGCAGGAAGTCGAGtgtcagcagcagcggaacAAGAGCTAGGTCGACAAGTACGACGGCTCGATCAGTGGCCAGTAGCAAGGGCAGCGCGTCCAGTCGCCCGGAGCTGGAAATTGATGACTTTCTGATGGCCCGCCTGGAGCCTGTTGTCATCAGTGGTGGAGGTATGGACGGAGCAGCACTCTCGCGAACGCAGAGTGAACAGAGCATGAGCAGTGTTAGCGTTTCTTCCACTGCAAACATGCCTCGTCACACCCCGGTCACGTCTTCTGCTCAGTCCACTGATTCGTTGGCAACATCGATTGGGACTTCTGAAACGGGTACGCCCAGTGAATCGGGCTTGGGTCTCATCTACTCGCACACGAAGAGTTTGGAACGACGTCCAAGTATTAACGATGCTCAAAAGCCCGCCAAGTCTCGAATGCCTGTTCCACAAGGGAAGGGAAACAGTATCTTTGCGAATACCGAGGCCACCACAACTCGAGCGTCTCTATCCAGTCACGGTTCAAGCTCTGTGCCCCCGAAAAGCACAGCCCATCTCCCCGAGCAACCCACGGACTCTGATCGACAAGAAGGCAAACAAGGAAAGAAGTCCAAGACTTCGAGGTGGAATCTGTTCCAGAGAAACCGTGGCAGTGAGCAGAAGAGCTCACCGTCGACTGTGCCCGATTCCCATACCGCCCAGCTGCACGCTTCAATTTCACCGGTGGCGAACACTCGGCCTGTTGCACACTACGCAATGGTTGATACGGATTCGGAcgagctggaagacatcaTTAAGAAAATTGAAGATTCCCCGCCAACCGAAGAAGAGTATCTCCAGCATGTGGCGGTTCCTGCAGGCCTGAACATAcggaagaagccatccatTCTTCTCCGGTCTCCACCCAAGTTGCACGGCGAATTTCAGAGTGATTACCACCCATCTCCAAAGACGGCGATGTTCAATCGCAACCTCATGGCACCAAACCATGATGAAAGCACCGAAGAAAACCGTCCCAGTCGACTGGCGTCTGTGGGCCGTATTCCGCAGGTGGTTTCTCGACGTGACAGGTCGCACCGGCCTGCTGTGGACTCTTTCTCGAGGCCTTTCAGTGTTGTTGACCTGCCGAGTCTCATGGCGCCGGTGACGGAGGAATTGCATAATTCGATGCCAGCCAACAGCTCGCCTTCGAGCGCATACTCAGACATCCGGTCCAGTCAGCCTTTGGACCGGGGCTACGGATACACTCAGGCGTTCAGCGCACCCGAACAAGCTAGCGCTCTAGACTTCCTGGCTGGACCCTATTCGAACAATGAGTTTATTCATTTCTCTCCGAACAGGAGCTCGCcgtcttccagcagctctGGAGCATTGGCGGCAGTGACAGCAGTGGCTCCGACGCCTGGATCGGCACCGACTGAAGATGAGGTTTGGAACGAGTACGATGACCTGATTGACTACACCCTGTCTCCCGAAGAACCGAAACCAGACCCACCGGCTGAAGAGGAGAACAAGTTCGATTTGGCCACTAAGGCGAGCAAGACGCTTCAAGATGAGTTGAACAATACCGATCAACCTCAATCTTACCTGCCAGCCGAATCTACTCGATCGAGCACCAGTTCTGTCCGGCTCCGGCGGTCTCAGATTATGTCGGCGTTGCGTGCGTCAACCATCGCTGCGTCAACAATCGCTCCGTCATCTCAGCCGTCTTACAGTGACCTCATCGCTGGATACGCCGAACACAGCGACGAGCACTTGAATATTCCTGGGGTCCCTAGCCATATTGAGCGTAGCCCATCATCGGAACATTTGCACGAGCAGCAGTCAACTTTTCTTCATTCCCTCGCcgcacctcctccgcccGCGCCAACCCCATCTGAAGAAGGACGAAATACCGTGCTTGGATCTTCAGAGCGTGATTGGGATGCCGCGACACGTACCAACATGCGGTCTGCCTCGTTGATGACGAGTCGCTGGTTGTCGTTTGGCCGGGTCCTCTTCAGCCCGGCACACAACCACGTCAAAACTGGTACTCATGGGCGAATCCTTGTGATTGACGGTCTGGGCAATGACGACTGGTCTTTCTACTGCTCTTTGACATACCCCGATGCAGAAGTCTATAGTCTGAGCGGTAGGCCGGTCTCCGCCGCAACGCCTCATCCCGCGGCGTGGCAGCCACCGACCAACCACCACACCGTTTATCACATGGGATTGGGGAACCCGCTGCCCTTTCCCAAGGACTACTTCACTGTCGCCGTGTTGCGATTCCCCGCCGCCTGCTCCGAGACGATCCAGAGCAACATGGTCCAAGAATGTAAACGTGTGCTCCGTTCCGGTGGCTACCTCGAGATGAGCCTGCTGGATAGGGATATGGTGAATATGGGAGTGCGTTCCCGCCGAGCCGTTCGTCGactgaaggagaagacctGTCTCGCAAACCCATCTGTCAGCCTCAAGCCGGCCAGCGACAACGTCCAGCGTCTCATCGGCTGCCAGGGCTTCGACAACCTGCAGCGCTGCATGGTCCGGATCCCCGTCGCAGGGATGGTCGTTCGGTCATCCGACTCGACCACATCGTCGTCCAACAGATCCATCTCCGCGACTGCCACCACCCCATCCACCGCGTTCTCGCTGCCCACCATTTCCGTGACCACCACTTCGGGCAGCCAGAGCAAATCCCCATCCGAAGACGCCAACATCTCCCTCGGGGATCTGCTATCCGATCCATCTCCCTCACCTGCAAATGATGAGTCCATCGCCAAGATCGTGGCACGCGTTGGCCGTTGGTGGTACACAAAATGCTACGAGGAACCCGTCCTCCCAGACACAGGTGATGGCAGTCCCAGCATGTGGAATGACCGCAAGGTCTTGCGCGAGTGCCAGAAGCGCGGTACGGGATTCCGCATGCTGATTGCCTATGCGCAGAAACCGAGTGAAAAGCGGCGCACAGCGAGCGTCTAG